One Phycisphaerae bacterium RAS2 DNA window includes the following coding sequences:
- the yhdJ_1 gene encoding DNA adenine methyltransferase YhdJ encodes MDAMKRPPRLNAIHNIDCLEGLAATPEGSVDLAFADPPFNIGYDYDVYDDRRAADEYVAWCRKWIAGVHRVLKPDGAFWLAIGDEYAAELKVLATREVGFHMRSWVIWFYTFGVHCTHKFTRSHAHLFYFTKDAKAFTFNADDVRVPSARQLVYADKRADSRGRLPDDTWMIAPPLPPEVPTVDGFVLRPQDIPDRFPPGSDVWYFSRVAGTFNERRGWHGCQMPEQLLGRIIRACSREGETVLDPFGGSGTTLAVAKKLGRKFVGFELSKEYAANIVERLKSIKPGDPLTGPADPLTTAPATRKGRALASTSNTNQSRSPRRKRSGVESTSMLMP; translated from the coding sequence ATGGACGCAATGAAACGCCCACCCAGACTCAACGCCATTCACAACATCGATTGCCTCGAGGGCTTGGCCGCCACGCCCGAAGGCTCCGTCGATCTCGCCTTCGCCGATCCGCCATTCAACATCGGTTACGACTACGATGTGTACGACGACCGCCGCGCAGCGGACGAATACGTTGCGTGGTGCCGGAAATGGATCGCCGGCGTGCATCGCGTGTTGAAACCCGACGGCGCGTTCTGGCTTGCCATCGGCGATGAATACGCCGCTGAACTGAAAGTGCTTGCGACACGCGAAGTCGGCTTCCACATGCGAAGTTGGGTCATCTGGTTCTACACCTTCGGCGTCCATTGCACGCACAAGTTCACGCGCAGCCATGCACACCTGTTCTACTTCACCAAGGACGCCAAGGCGTTCACGTTCAACGCCGATGACGTGCGTGTGCCGTCCGCGCGGCAACTTGTCTATGCCGACAAGCGGGCCGATTCGCGCGGCCGACTGCCCGATGACACCTGGATGATTGCGCCGCCGCTGCCGCCGGAAGTACCGACGGTCGACGGCTTCGTGCTGCGCCCGCAGGACATTCCCGATCGATTCCCGCCAGGCAGCGATGTGTGGTACTTCTCGCGCGTGGCCGGCACGTTCAACGAGCGCCGCGGCTGGCACGGCTGCCAGATGCCCGAACAACTGCTCGGCCGCATCATCCGCGCGTGCTCGCGCGAGGGCGAGACCGTGCTCGACCCGTTCGGAGGCAGCGGCACGACGCTGGCGGTTGCAAAAAAACTGGGGCGCAAGTTCGTCGGCTTTGAGTTGTCAAAGGAATATGCCGCGAACATCGTCGAACGACTCAAATCCATCAAACCGGGCGATCCGCTCACCGGTCCGGCCGACCCGCTGACAACCGCGCCGGCAACGCGCAAAGGGCGGGCGCTGGCGAGCACCTCAAACACCAACCAGTCGCGATCGCCCCGAAGGAAGCGAAGCGGCGTGGAATCGACATCGATGTTGATGCCGTGA
- the epsM gene encoding Putative acetyltransferase EpsM yields the protein MELVIFGAGGHGRVVLDILQQAKQHKPVGFIDSNPKLRGRRVDGLPVLGDLDALPELHARGIRAAVVAIGDNGVRRAMAEALHENSFEVLSAIHPSAQLAGNASIGRGVVIAAGAMVCAHCQIGDYAILNTGCIVDHESMIGTAVHICPGVRLAGHVTVESGAFIGIGATVVQNVRVGFESVVGAGAVVTRDVTPMSTVVGVPARSIKEAPNADEFADLMGRPGKITASVPV from the coding sequence ATGGAACTCGTCATCTTCGGCGCGGGCGGACACGGACGAGTCGTGCTCGATATTCTCCAACAGGCCAAGCAGCACAAGCCTGTCGGGTTCATTGACAGCAACCCCAAGCTGCGCGGCCGACGGGTCGACGGTCTGCCCGTCCTCGGCGATCTCGACGCTTTGCCCGAACTGCACGCGCGCGGCATCCGCGCCGCGGTCGTCGCCATCGGCGACAACGGCGTCCGCCGCGCCATGGCGGAGGCGCTCCACGAAAACAGCTTTGAGGTGCTCTCGGCGATTCATCCGTCGGCGCAGCTCGCCGGCAACGCTTCCATCGGCCGCGGCGTCGTCATTGCCGCCGGCGCGATGGTTTGTGCGCACTGTCAAATCGGCGACTATGCCATTCTCAACACCGGCTGCATCGTCGATCACGAGTCGATGATCGGCACGGCCGTGCACATCTGCCCCGGTGTGCGCCTCGCGGGTCACGTCACCGTCGAGAGCGGTGCATTCATCGGCATCGGCGCGACGGTCGTTCAGAACGTTCGCGTCGGGTTCGAGTCGGTCGTCGGCGCGGGCGCGGTGGTCACGCGCGACGTGACGCCGATGTCGACGGTCGTCGGTGTGCCGGCGCGATCCATCAAGGAGGCTCCGAACGCCGACGAGTTCGCCGACCTGATGGGCCGGCCCGGAAAAATCACAGCCTCGGTCCCGGTTTAA
- a CDS encoding Polysaccharide biosynthesis/export protein has protein sequence MGIANHRALRGVGMATCLVFVLVVGLACSPAGESSNWMMNGFLDPSQVGQFRGEKRNEVRSVISILEEPMGIPNTEEPTPDDHVARFEETRIAPGDAVNITIFELMAAGQASETQVRVGNSGYETIPGIGRVRLLGFTPGELEMEIKRYLKEQDILADADVQVTLLDVRSLQYSILGSVQRPGTFVLPRPDYRLLQAVAEAGGISPLIEKVYVFRKGEPAPDEAGAVGTANPAPAGQLTYHLSDVGRSGGGLPFKQPTASGASEDQDVPTSSTSEPPPSTGGGLGLEPPPASDMPGLASETPTSTTTSAATLSPESMPTDQPAVSQAAVDEMEILEGRTGTSQPSISWDPARGGWVIEGAPVDQLPGAESPAGSQPTGQLPPTPPGIFAGGAEERTRIIEIPAKELMEGDGRYNIVVRPFDVIQVPPGAVGEYYIQGNVARPGAYGMNGRRPTLKEAIASAGGFGALAWPSRVDLIRRVSQDEEQIIQVNLDAIYAGEAPDLYLKPNDLVNVGSSPAAVFLAVLRNAFRFTYGFGFVYDRNFADADSFGAKESVKTRRLQEAQIRGLPSN, from the coding sequence ATGGGCATCGCGAATCATCGGGCGCTGCGGGGTGTCGGCATGGCGACATGCCTCGTGTTTGTGCTCGTGGTCGGTCTGGCATGCAGCCCGGCGGGAGAATCCAGCAACTGGATGATGAACGGGTTCCTCGATCCGTCGCAGGTCGGTCAGTTTCGGGGCGAGAAACGCAATGAAGTGCGCAGCGTCATCAGCATTCTCGAAGAGCCGATGGGCATCCCCAACACCGAGGAACCGACGCCGGACGATCATGTCGCACGCTTTGAGGAAACGCGCATCGCCCCGGGCGACGCGGTCAACATCACAATCTTTGAATTGATGGCGGCCGGCCAGGCGTCGGAGACGCAGGTTCGTGTCGGCAATTCAGGTTACGAGACCATTCCGGGAATCGGCCGTGTGCGCTTGCTGGGTTTTACGCCCGGCGAACTTGAAATGGAGATCAAACGCTATCTGAAGGAGCAGGACATTCTTGCCGACGCGGATGTGCAGGTGACGCTCCTCGATGTGCGCAGTCTTCAATACTCGATTCTTGGATCGGTTCAGCGGCCCGGAACATTTGTCCTGCCGCGGCCCGATTACCGCCTGCTTCAGGCAGTGGCGGAGGCCGGTGGGATCAGCCCCTTGATCGAGAAAGTATATGTTTTTAGAAAAGGCGAGCCGGCCCCCGATGAGGCCGGTGCCGTCGGCACGGCTAATCCAGCGCCGGCCGGTCAGCTAACGTATCATCTCTCCGATGTGGGGCGATCGGGCGGGGGGCTTCCGTTCAAGCAGCCGACGGCAAGCGGCGCGTCGGAAGATCAGGATGTGCCAACGTCGTCGACCAGTGAACCGCCGCCGTCCACTGGCGGGGGGCTCGGTCTTGAGCCGCCGCCGGCCTCGGACATGCCCGGGCTGGCGAGCGAAACGCCAACTTCGACAACGACATCGGCTGCTACTCTGTCTCCTGAATCAATGCCGACGGATCAACCGGCCGTCAGTCAGGCGGCAGTGGATGAAATGGAAATTCTGGAGGGCCGCACGGGAACCTCGCAACCCTCCATTAGCTGGGACCCGGCGCGAGGCGGCTGGGTGATTGAAGGAGCACCGGTGGATCAGTTGCCGGGAGCGGAGTCGCCGGCCGGCTCACAGCCAACCGGTCAGTTGCCGCCGACTCCTCCGGGCATCTTCGCGGGCGGCGCAGAGGAGCGGACACGGATCATCGAGATTCCCGCGAAGGAACTGATGGAGGGTGACGGTCGTTACAACATTGTGGTGCGTCCGTTCGACGTGATTCAGGTTCCGCCGGGAGCGGTCGGGGAGTACTACATTCAAGGGAACGTCGCACGTCCCGGGGCGTATGGGATGAACGGGCGCCGGCCGACGTTGAAAGAGGCGATCGCCAGCGCGGGCGGGTTCGGGGCGTTGGCTTGGCCCTCGCGCGTGGACCTGATCCGGCGAGTCAGCCAGGACGAAGAGCAGATCATTCAGGTGAATCTGGACGCGATTTACGCGGGCGAAGCGCCGGATCTTTATCTGAAGCCGAACGATCTTGTGAACGTCGGATCGTCGCCTGCGGCGGTCTTCCTGGCGGTGTTGCGAAACGCGTTTCGATTTACGTATGGGTTCGGGTTCGTGTATGATCGCAACTTCGCGGACGCGGACAGCTTTGGCGCGAAAGAGTCGGTCAAGACGCGGCGATTGCAGGAAGCACAGATTCGCGGCTTGCCATCCAACTAG
- a CDS encoding Transmembrane exosortase (Exosortase_EpsH): protein MSIDNAPSSNAAPAEAISSSTAARRRTVDALPSWAAFLGGPGMAKIAVLAALMIWLYWAHFVRLYTLWKEPDWSHGFLLPFFALYILNTKKRELMEAEHRGSIWGWVLIAGSLYIFIWSISAKIGYPQSLSIVSVIAGLVLLLCGWRTFQLSLFPIAFLVLTIPPPDRLYREITQPMQQGAAAVATAVLNMFPGAEVERNGINIWFFMDTGHNGTFTVAGACSGMRSLMAFVALGLATAYFAPRPTWQRLFMAAVTVPVALFCNVLRVIITGSFQMYERGDLASGTPHSLLGFLMFGIGFGIYALLLWVLDHLFVADSESATEAGAGA, encoded by the coding sequence ATGAGCATCGACAACGCGCCAAGTTCCAATGCCGCCCCCGCCGAGGCGATTTCCTCGAGTACGGCGGCGCGGCGACGAACGGTGGATGCGTTGCCGAGCTGGGCTGCTTTCCTGGGCGGCCCGGGCATGGCCAAGATCGCCGTGCTCGCGGCGCTCATGATCTGGCTCTACTGGGCGCATTTCGTCCGCTTGTACACCCTCTGGAAGGAGCCGGACTGGTCTCACGGATTCCTGCTGCCGTTCTTCGCGCTCTATATCCTGAACACGAAGAAGCGCGAGTTGATGGAGGCGGAGCATCGAGGCTCGATCTGGGGCTGGGTGTTGATCGCCGGCTCGTTGTACATCTTCATTTGGAGCATTTCCGCCAAGATCGGTTATCCGCAATCCCTTTCGATTGTGTCAGTCATCGCGGGGCTGGTGCTGCTCCTGTGCGGCTGGCGCACGTTTCAGTTGTCGCTGTTTCCGATCGCATTTCTCGTCCTGACGATTCCGCCGCCGGATCGGCTGTACCGAGAAATCACGCAACCGATGCAGCAGGGCGCGGCGGCAGTTGCCACAGCTGTCTTGAATATGTTTCCCGGCGCGGAAGTTGAGCGCAACGGCATCAACATCTGGTTCTTCATGGACACGGGCCACAACGGGACGTTTACCGTGGCCGGCGCGTGCAGCGGCATGCGGTCGCTGATGGCGTTCGTGGCGCTGGGGCTGGCCACGGCTTATTTCGCGCCGCGCCCCACGTGGCAGCGGTTGTTCATGGCGGCTGTGACGGTTCCAGTGGCGCTGTTTTGCAACGTGTTGCGCGTCATCATCACGGGGTCGTTTCAGATGTACGAGCGGGGCGATCTGGCTTCGGGCACGCCGCACTCGCTGCTGGGCTTCCTGATGTTCGGCATCGGTTTCGGAATCTACGCGCTGTTGCTGTGGGTGCTGGATCACTTGTTCGTGGCAGATTCGGAATCTGCGACAGAAGCGGGGGCTGGGGCATGA
- a CDS encoding tetratricopeptide repeat protein, translating to MAKKLNRNLIGGLALFGMLLVGLAGFALLRSLPGHDPKVYEAQAKELQEKGELDRAAQTFMRAFQRDPQKNPEYLIMAARCYEDMGLLQEVRSLISEARKKDPMLKSASEMSVGLEMEVAKMVGGTTTWTRVKEEADKLLEINEQSPTGKAALGIALANLRGDDERLAEQALAVLREAWKLDPGNASVVEALVIGEIGTALGKLTDRDREDGKRLVQEGETIISQSLAAVTDKATKDYSNLKRMEGLYKALTATLPGMRDDARLAEGVSLLEQLASSDTVSCDAALTLANLKLGLSGVNIPRDVEGAERAVRSAIERFPKDGRPYLMLGQILQMKRSSEQDLAKRLAMMGDEAKVFQDGLANVARAKAFKKQMDNFYRVLYFRELTTQELDKSQIPGMNEADRNAAMAKAEEWINKLKAEEDPQSLVVRTLTAALLNVRGDTVQATAEAEAADRLLGAAQDLQLQLLLADLYFRQQQWGNARKSLERALASRRDLPLIYVRLAQAHLAMNDATTAIQYLNVTKPESVRNALETSQFAIQLRVEAYRQLNQLALAQEWSSKLRDEGPAAALREARLMISAKRMDEAEAKLKEILKTSPPDVDAVRLLVQLYRDTERDAEARSLVDEMAKGNPDMRVFQGMKIALTDAGDEARDAQMIAFIEKEQDALTRETMLADFYLSRQKWKDAMARLDAAEALQPKNPGVIDRQFRAAVLAQDWDRANKYVLKDGELNLDGSGGRIGQGRLALAKGEGPKAVELMRAGLAVFPSNSMGWTYLAEAYIEMGNRSEARTALARALEINPTNGFANRAMAELALREGDEASAEKYLEAASRVMQEEPWVKRQVQIMKEKDNPEQGIASRERVRKEEPKNLENLVLLARLYAHAKVAQFDKATEVYREALEVSKNDLALAKEFAAFLARDDVNRPAEGDALLVGLLRNAEKDRPMQAKISVALGQFCEAQKQFATADRHFRFAVERDPSPGILNACGEFYARTNRHKEAAEYYKRLCDVAKDDARVLQETRGRLCALYLAMGDLDEAKVNIDDYVKQYPNEAQGLIYLGAFHRIGGDIQKAKDAFDRLLEKQPDNATALWQRGQLNMLQGRWQAALDDLQKAKAYSPRDFFFQHRIMLAQVLLELDQGAAAITELKSILSDEPGNELAIQALVDAYCTMRPPRFQEAENQLLTVMRERPKDYQWPMMLGRVAEREASGKSPEEIKDGAKKAAKAYEQAAELSRYRAETVSALFRVCKHADNPQAIISYADSRLSTKLLMSMPPELAMVGWAYSRVGQRERCLERFDQAMSAAGQDFLVYSKVVNEMINALGKDETLKRVRAQAEASPENIDKQKALVHMLHADQKPDDAIALCDRIFKLAVRNEDKLFSLVGAGMLLEQLKRYEDAKAKYEEALKIDSNEPTALNNLAYLLVDRLNRPAEALPYAEQVNRIHRRSNANVLDTLGWIQAQMGKLREAAGTLLRALEIDRDNIAAQYHLGVIHKRLGEREEAIARLKSAKKAIENQQSEGFAKLVDAELRELGAGAGS from the coding sequence ATGGCGAAGAAACTGAATCGCAATTTGATCGGGGGCCTGGCCCTTTTTGGAATGCTTCTGGTCGGGCTGGCGGGCTTTGCGCTGTTGCGCAGCCTGCCGGGGCATGATCCAAAAGTCTATGAGGCCCAGGCCAAGGAACTTCAGGAAAAGGGCGAATTGGACCGGGCTGCGCAGACCTTCATGCGCGCATTCCAGCGCGATCCCCAGAAGAACCCCGAGTACCTGATCATGGCGGCACGGTGCTACGAGGACATGGGGCTGCTTCAGGAAGTGCGATCGCTGATATCCGAGGCGAGGAAGAAAGACCCGATGCTCAAGTCCGCATCGGAGATGAGCGTCGGGCTGGAGATGGAAGTCGCGAAGATGGTCGGCGGCACCACGACGTGGACACGCGTGAAGGAAGAAGCCGACAAACTGTTGGAAATCAACGAGCAAAGCCCCACGGGGAAGGCGGCGCTCGGTATCGCGCTGGCGAATCTTCGCGGCGACGACGAGCGGCTGGCCGAGCAGGCCCTGGCGGTTTTGCGAGAGGCCTGGAAGCTCGACCCCGGGAACGCCTCGGTGGTGGAAGCGCTGGTCATCGGCGAGATCGGCACGGCGCTGGGGAAACTGACCGACCGGGACCGCGAAGACGGAAAGCGGCTGGTGCAAGAGGGCGAAACGATTATCTCGCAAAGCCTCGCGGCCGTCACCGATAAAGCGACAAAAGACTACAGCAACCTGAAGCGCATGGAGGGGCTGTATAAGGCGCTGACGGCCACCTTGCCCGGGATGCGGGATGACGCGCGCCTTGCCGAGGGGGTGTCCTTGCTCGAGCAGCTTGCGTCGTCCGACACCGTGAGCTGTGACGCGGCCCTGACGCTTGCGAACCTTAAGCTGGGGCTGTCGGGGGTCAATATTCCCCGCGACGTGGAGGGGGCGGAGCGAGCGGTTCGTTCGGCGATCGAGCGGTTTCCCAAGGACGGCCGCCCCTATTTGATGCTGGGGCAGATTCTGCAGATGAAGCGTTCCAGCGAGCAGGATCTGGCCAAGCGCCTGGCGATGATGGGCGATGAGGCGAAGGTCTTTCAGGACGGGCTGGCCAATGTCGCGCGGGCGAAAGCGTTCAAGAAGCAGATGGATAACTTCTACCGCGTGCTGTATTTCCGCGAGCTGACGACACAGGAACTCGACAAAAGCCAGATTCCCGGCATGAACGAGGCCGATCGTAACGCGGCAATGGCGAAGGCCGAGGAGTGGATTAACAAACTGAAGGCCGAGGAGGACCCGCAATCGCTCGTGGTCCGCACACTGACGGCGGCCTTGCTAAACGTCCGTGGCGATACTGTTCAGGCGACGGCCGAGGCGGAGGCGGCCGATCGTTTGCTGGGAGCAGCCCAGGACTTGCAGCTTCAACTGCTTCTGGCGGACCTTTATTTTCGGCAGCAGCAGTGGGGCAACGCGCGCAAATCGCTTGAGCGAGCCCTGGCGTCGCGGCGGGACCTGCCGCTGATCTATGTTCGGTTGGCGCAGGCGCACCTCGCCATGAACGATGCGACGACCGCGATCCAGTACTTGAACGTGACCAAGCCAGAGAGCGTTCGCAACGCGCTCGAGACATCGCAGTTCGCGATTCAGCTTCGCGTTGAAGCATATCGCCAGCTCAACCAGCTCGCGCTGGCGCAGGAATGGAGCTCCAAATTGAGGGACGAAGGGCCGGCCGCCGCCCTGCGCGAGGCCCGGCTCATGATCAGCGCCAAGCGCATGGACGAAGCAGAGGCGAAGCTCAAAGAGATTCTCAAGACCAGTCCGCCGGATGTGGATGCGGTTCGGCTATTGGTTCAACTGTATCGAGATACCGAGCGAGACGCCGAGGCGCGGTCCCTGGTTGACGAAATGGCCAAAGGCAACCCGGATATGCGCGTGTTCCAGGGGATGAAAATCGCTCTGACTGACGCGGGCGACGAAGCGCGAGACGCTCAAATGATCGCGTTTATCGAAAAGGAACAGGATGCGCTTACACGCGAGACCATGCTGGCCGATTTTTATCTCTCGCGCCAGAAGTGGAAAGACGCGATGGCGCGCCTCGATGCGGCGGAAGCTCTGCAACCGAAGAACCCCGGAGTAATTGATCGTCAATTCCGCGCTGCGGTCCTCGCGCAAGACTGGGACCGCGCCAACAAGTACGTACTCAAAGACGGCGAGTTGAATCTCGACGGATCTGGCGGGCGTATCGGGCAGGGTCGATTGGCGCTGGCGAAGGGCGAAGGGCCGAAGGCCGTGGAGTTGATGCGCGCGGGCTTGGCTGTTTTCCCCAGTAACAGCATGGGCTGGACCTATCTGGCGGAGGCATACATTGAGATGGGCAATCGCTCCGAGGCGCGGACGGCCCTGGCGCGGGCCCTGGAGATCAATCCCACCAATGGTTTCGCGAATCGCGCGATGGCTGAATTGGCCTTGCGCGAAGGCGATGAGGCGTCCGCAGAAAAGTACCTGGAAGCGGCGTCGCGGGTCATGCAGGAAGAGCCGTGGGTCAAGCGGCAGGTTCAGATCATGAAGGAAAAGGACAATCCCGAACAGGGGATTGCCTCGCGAGAGCGCGTCCGCAAGGAGGAACCCAAGAACCTGGAGAATCTCGTGTTGCTGGCCCGGCTGTATGCCCACGCGAAGGTGGCGCAGTTTGACAAAGCGACCGAGGTTTATCGCGAAGCGCTGGAGGTTTCCAAGAACGATCTGGCGCTGGCGAAGGAGTTTGCGGCGTTTCTTGCTCGTGACGACGTGAACCGACCGGCCGAAGGCGACGCGCTGCTGGTGGGACTGTTGCGCAATGCGGAGAAGGACCGGCCGATGCAGGCGAAGATCTCCGTGGCGCTCGGTCAATTCTGCGAGGCCCAGAAGCAATTTGCGACGGCGGATCGGCACTTCCGATTCGCCGTGGAACGCGACCCCTCGCCCGGGATTCTCAACGCATGCGGCGAGTTCTATGCACGGACCAACCGCCACAAGGAAGCGGCGGAGTATTACAAGCGCCTGTGTGATGTCGCCAAAGACGACGCGCGCGTCCTGCAGGAGACGCGCGGGCGGCTCTGCGCGTTGTACCTCGCGATGGGAGACCTCGACGAAGCGAAGGTCAACATCGACGACTACGTGAAGCAGTATCCCAATGAAGCCCAGGGGCTGATTTATCTCGGCGCGTTTCACCGGATCGGCGGAGACATCCAGAAGGCTAAGGACGCATTTGATCGCCTGCTGGAAAAGCAGCCGGACAACGCCACGGCCCTCTGGCAGCGCGGTCAACTCAACATGCTTCAGGGCCGATGGCAGGCCGCGCTCGATGATCTGCAAAAGGCCAAGGCCTACAGCCCGCGCGATTTCTTTTTTCAGCATCGCATCATGCTGGCCCAGGTGCTGCTGGAGCTGGATCAGGGCGCGGCGGCCATCACCGAGCTGAAGTCCATTCTTTCGGACGAGCCGGGCAATGAGTTGGCGATCCAGGCGCTGGTGGACGCGTATTGCACGATGCGTCCGCCTCGGTTTCAGGAGGCCGAGAACCAACTGCTGACGGTCATGCGCGAGCGACCGAAGGATTACCAATGGCCCATGATGCTCGGTCGGGTGGCCGAGCGCGAGGCGTCCGGCAAGTCGCCGGAAGAGATCAAGGACGGCGCGAAGAAAGCGGCCAAGGCGTATGAGCAGGCGGCGGAATTGTCGCGGTATCGTGCGGAGACCGTGAGCGCGCTGTTTCGGGTCTGCAAACACGCGGACAACCCGCAGGCCATCATTTCCTACGCGGATTCCAGGTTGTCCACGAAGCTCTTGATGTCCATGCCCCCTGAACTTGCCATGGTCGGCTGGGCGTACAGCCGGGTTGGTCAGAGGGAGCGCTGCCTGGAGAGGTTTGATCAGGCCATGTCGGCGGCGGGCCAGGATTTTCTCGTGTACAGCAAGGTGGTCAACGAGATGATCAACGCCCTCGGCAAAGATGAGACGCTTAAGCGCGTTCGAGCCCAGGCCGAGGCCAGCCCCGAGAATATCGACAAACAGAAGGCGCTGGTTCACATGTTGCACGCCGACCAGAAGCCGGACGACGCGATCGCGCTGTGCGACCGCATCTTCAAGCTTGCGGTTCGCAACGAGGACAAGCTCTTCTCCCTTGTCGGCGCCGGTATGTTGCTGGAGCAGTTGAAGCGTTACGAAGACGCCAAGGCCAAGTACGAAGAGGCGCTGAAGATTGACTCAAACGAGCCGACTGCGCTGAACAATTTGGCCTACCTGTTGGTGGATCGTCTGAATCGCCCGGCGGAGGCCCTCCCCTATGCCGAACAGGTCAACCGCATCCATCGGCGGTCCAACGCCAACGTTCTGGACACGCTGGGGTGGATTCAAGCGCAAATGGGCAAGCTGCGCGAAGCGGCCGGCACCCTGCTTCGCGCATTGGAAATCGACCGCGACAACATCGCGGCCCAATACCATCTGGGGGTCATCCACAAGCGTCTGGGCGAGCGCGAAGAAGCCATCGCACGGCTCAAATCCGCGAAAAAAGCCATCGAGAACCAGCAAAGCGAGGGTTTTGCCAAGCTGGTCGATGCGGAATTGCGCGAACTCGGGGCCGGGGCCGGCTCGTAG